The following are from one region of the Carnobacterium gallinarum DSM 4847 genome:
- a CDS encoding DNA alkylation repair protein — MSVKRVVLIENKINKIPMENYMKNHFSFMGVRAPERRLAEKAMLQDSKDWSVATVIGEIKRYYQLNEREYQYVAADLLARTFKRLSYVELQSLFYLINEKSWWDSVDILRSSFSKWCLIHPDKFEDLFNYFTTSESFWDRRVALNLQLGFKEKTNHELLEQAILRDIDTNEFFIQKSIGWALRDYSKTNPTWVCNFLKKYPELSALAIREASKYL; from the coding sequence ATGAGTGTGAAGCGAGTTGTATTAATTGAAAATAAAATCAATAAAATCCCTATGGAAAACTATATGAAAAATCATTTCTCTTTTATGGGCGTGCGTGCGCCAGAAAGACGATTAGCTGAAAAAGCTATGTTACAGGATAGTAAAGATTGGTCAGTTGCAACGGTTATAGGAGAAATTAAGCGTTACTATCAGCTTAACGAGCGTGAATATCAATATGTTGCTGCAGACTTATTGGCAAGAACTTTTAAACGTTTGAGCTATGTTGAATTACAAAGTTTGTTTTATTTAATTAACGAAAAATCTTGGTGGGATTCAGTGGATATTTTGCGAAGCTCATTTTCAAAATGGTGTTTAATCCATCCAGATAAGTTTGAGGATCTATTTAATTATTTTACGACCAGTGAAAGTTTTTGGGATCGAAGAGTAGCCTTGAATTTGCAGTTAGGTTTCAAGGAAAAAACCAATCATGAACTTCTAGAACAAGCTATTTTACGAGATATTGATACGAACGAGTTTTTTATTCAGAAATCAATTGGTTGGGCGTTACGAGATTATAGTAAAACTAATCCTACTTGGGTGTGTAATTTTCTCAAAAAGTATCCTGAATTAAGTGCTTTGGCTATTCGGGAAGCTTCAAAATATTTATAG
- a CDS encoding penicillin-binding transpeptidase domain-containing protein, whose product MENLHKTKNKNKLVLMIVCSIVLVATMIGGTIFYFWNISQKGERAATAVAEDFTNALSQRDFGTISELTTSDSLKKAGYTKTSLADKYLVIFDGIGAKNIKITNVKVTPIEKQDGFTMTYTLNMETDLGKLKEEKYEATLESAGDGFLVDWNAHLIFPEMEPTDKINITTTRGLRGSIIDRNSLPLALLAEYPEVGIIPKELGEGTEREASLQAISEKFAISVENLESKLTAEWVTPELYVPIKVWAKGDTPVMKGVQYASKEMRSYPINQAAAHLIGYVGEVSAEDIDKNPSLKVGDVIGKSGLEATFEKRLRGKDGGRIVINDQDGNLKKVLQEAEKKDGETIKLTIDSKLQKQTFDQLSDTNGSAVIMNPQDGSLLALVSTPSYDPNLMTAGISSKEYEAYANNENLPFLARYASGYAPGSTFKTITAGIGLDAGITKADKTRDISGLKWQENKSWGNYFVTRVSDVSPVNMNQALIYSDNIYFAQEGLEMGQKTFEAGLSKFVFGEKLDVPIAMDPAQVANKSGLNTDILLADTAYGQGQLLMNPIQQAVSYSPFANSGMLVYPKLTEDQKTAKSKQAIKAESAALVKEAMIQVVEDPNGTARSLAIPGRKIAAKTGTAELKEEQDTKGKENGFLLALDADKNSYLMVAMIEGQSSHVVIEKMKPVLQTIYGAE is encoded by the coding sequence ATGGAGAATTTGCATAAGACAAAAAATAAAAATAAATTAGTTTTAATGATTGTTTGTTCAATCGTATTGGTAGCAACAATGATCGGGGGAACGATTTTTTATTTTTGGAATATAAGTCAAAAAGGGGAACGTGCCGCAACTGCAGTTGCTGAGGATTTCACTAATGCGCTGAGTCAGCGAGATTTTGGAACAATCAGTGAGCTAACTACATCAGATTCTTTAAAGAAAGCAGGATATACAAAGACCTCTTTGGCAGATAAATATTTAGTTATATTTGATGGAATAGGTGCTAAGAATATTAAAATTACAAATGTAAAGGTAACTCCTATTGAAAAGCAAGATGGATTTACTATGACGTATACACTGAATATGGAAACGGATTTAGGTAAACTGAAAGAAGAGAAATATGAGGCGACATTAGAATCTGCTGGAGATGGTTTTCTAGTTGACTGGAATGCACACTTGATTTTCCCAGAAATGGAACCAACAGATAAGATTAATATAACTACAACCAGAGGGCTTCGTGGATCAATTATCGATCGAAATAGCTTACCTTTAGCTTTACTAGCTGAATATCCTGAAGTGGGAATTATTCCTAAAGAACTGGGGGAAGGTACGGAACGAGAAGCAAGCTTGCAAGCCATTAGTGAAAAATTTGCTATTTCAGTTGAGAACTTGGAAAGTAAATTGACTGCTGAATGGGTAACTCCTGAATTATATGTCCCAATTAAAGTCTGGGCTAAAGGAGACACGCCAGTCATGAAAGGCGTTCAATATGCGTCAAAAGAAATGCGCTCTTATCCTATTAATCAAGCCGCTGCACATTTAATCGGTTATGTTGGTGAAGTTTCTGCTGAGGATATTGATAAGAATCCATCATTGAAAGTTGGTGATGTGATTGGTAAATCAGGATTAGAAGCTACTTTTGAAAAACGATTACGTGGTAAAGATGGTGGAAGAATCGTCATTAACGATCAAGATGGCAATTTGAAAAAAGTCTTACAAGAAGCTGAAAAAAAAGACGGGGAAACAATTAAGTTAACAATTGATAGCAAGTTACAAAAGCAAACTTTTGATCAATTGAGTGATACGAATGGGTCAGCAGTTATTATGAATCCACAAGATGGTAGCTTACTAGCATTAGTCAGTACACCTTCTTATGATCCGAATCTAATGACTGCCGGAATTTCTAGTAAAGAGTATGAGGCGTATGCTAATAATGAAAATCTTCCATTTTTAGCTAGATATGCTAGTGGCTATGCGCCTGGTTCAACATTTAAAACGATTACTGCTGGAATTGGGTTAGATGCAGGAATCACAAAAGCTGATAAAACTAGAGATATTTCTGGGTTAAAATGGCAAGAGAATAAATCTTGGGGCAATTATTTTGTTACTCGTGTATCGGATGTTTCACCAGTCAATATGAATCAAGCTTTAATTTATTCAGATAATATATACTTTGCTCAAGAAGGGCTAGAAATGGGACAGAAGACTTTTGAAGCGGGGTTAAGTAAATTTGTCTTTGGTGAAAAACTTGATGTACCTATTGCCATGGATCCTGCTCAAGTTGCTAATAAATCAGGCTTAAATACAGATATTTTATTAGCAGATACAGCCTATGGGCAAGGACAGTTGTTAATGAATCCAATCCAACAAGCAGTTTCTTATAGTCCTTTTGCAAATAGTGGGATGTTAGTTTATCCTAAGTTAACAGAGGATCAAAAAACAGCAAAATCTAAGCAAGCAATTAAGGCTGAATCAGCAGCACTTGTGAAAGAGGCTATGATTCAAGTTGTAGAAGACCCAAATGGAACAGCTCGTAGTTTAGCGATTCCAGGACGGAAGATTGCGGCGAAGACAGGGACTGCTGAGTTGAAAGAAGAGCAAGATACAAAAGGAAAAGAAAATGGTTTCCTATTGGCACTGGATGCAGATAAAAATAGCTATTTAATGGTTGCAATGATTGAAGGTCAAAGTAGCCATGTTGTGATTGAAAAAATGAAACCTGTTCTTCAAACAATCTATGGTGCTGAATAA
- a CDS encoding hydrolase yields the protein MSEKKLIPTITTDLRKDLIEVPKVIAEASGMRVFGKRIKSIIFTTDISIIANNDADAVIAVYPFTPHPAIIQSITMVANIPVFSGVGGGLTQGKRSANISLFAEAQGSIGVVVNAPTPLETIREIYANIDIPIVGTIVSEYTDIKERLDAGVSILNVSGGADTAKIVRKIRQEFPEIAIMATGGPTEESILETIEAGANTITYTPPTNGALFSQKMEKYRHQEESNYQ from the coding sequence ATGTCTGAAAAGAAATTAATACCAACGATTACAACAGATTTACGAAAAGATCTTATTGAAGTTCCTAAAGTGATTGCTGAAGCTAGTGGAATGCGTGTATTTGGCAAGCGGATTAAGTCAATTATTTTTACTACGGATATTTCGATCATTGCGAACAATGATGCAGATGCAGTAATAGCTGTTTATCCATTTACACCTCATCCAGCAATTATTCAGAGTATTACAATGGTTGCGAATATTCCTGTCTTCTCAGGAGTTGGTGGTGGACTAACACAAGGGAAACGTTCCGCAAATATTAGTTTATTTGCAGAAGCGCAGGGATCAATTGGTGTTGTTGTAAATGCACCAACACCGCTTGAAACAATTAGAGAAATTTATGCGAATATTGATATTCCGATTGTTGGAACTATAGTTTCAGAGTATACAGATATTAAAGAACGACTAGATGCCGGAGTTAGTATTTTAAATGTTAGCGGTGGGGCAGATACAGCTAAGATTGTTCGCAAAATCCGACAAGAATTTCCCGAAATAGCTATTATGGCAACAGGTGGTCCAACAGAAGAATCTATTTTAGAAACAATTGAAGCAGGGGCGAATACAATTACTTATACACCACCAACAAATGGTGCGCTATTTAGCCAAAAAATGGAAAAGTATCGTCATCAAGAAGAATCAAACTATCAATAA
- a CDS encoding glycoside hydrolase family 73 protein, protein MANKTKWQKQLKSFKLVPSYIIAAIFISCLLFFGTLSVLSNKPTEVSQMASSEINKEQVFIDKIGGYAKILQEKYGVLPSISIAQAILESNWGESELSKKYNNFYGIKGSEESNTVELNTKEYVNEEWIEISGRFRIYETWQESMEAHARLFTEGTTWNPQQYATVLASKNYQEAAYALQASSYATDPTYPEKLIELIQQYQLNQFDAQ, encoded by the coding sequence GTGGCGAATAAAACTAAATGGCAAAAACAGCTAAAGTCATTCAAGCTAGTACCTAGCTATATCATTGCTGCTATCTTTATTAGCTGTTTGCTTTTTTTTGGTACACTTTCAGTTTTGTCGAATAAACCAACTGAAGTGAGCCAAATGGCGAGTAGCGAAATTAACAAGGAACAGGTTTTTATTGATAAAATTGGTGGCTATGCCAAAATCCTACAGGAAAAATATGGTGTGTTGCCAAGTATCAGTATTGCTCAAGCGATTTTAGAGTCTAACTGGGGTGAAAGTGAACTATCGAAAAAATACAATAATTTTTATGGTATTAAGGGTAGCGAAGAGTCCAATACAGTTGAGTTAAATACAAAAGAATATGTTAATGAAGAGTGGATTGAAATCAGTGGTCGCTTTAGAATTTATGAAACTTGGCAGGAATCAATGGAGGCTCATGCTCGATTATTTACAGAGGGAACGACATGGAACCCACAACAATATGCGACGGTTTTAGCGTCAAAAAATTACCAAGAGGCTGCCTATGCTTTGCAAGCCAGTAGTTACGCGACTGATCCAACTTATCCAGAAAAATTAATTGAATTAATTCAACAATATCAGCTAAATCAGTTTGATGCTCAGTAA
- a CDS encoding M15 family metallopeptidase translates to MNKKILVSLAAVVLLTGCQALNGDGTADSSGKNVVSTSTETTSSVEPEKKEPVLPNVSTADWNLLLVNSDNPMDSSREIPLTVLSNGLQIDQRMEPDYTAWMDAAKNAGLSMVLISAYRSIDLQKTVYDQSIQDYLNQGKDYETALKETNAYVAYPGASEHHSALAVDMVDSDWLATGKGLIPEYDQTASQKWLMQTMKDYGFILRFPKSKEASTKISYESWHFRYVGKENAAYIIENNLSLEEYIAKLKEAGK, encoded by the coding sequence ATGAATAAAAAGATTTTAGTCTCCCTCGCCGCGGTAGTTTTATTAACAGGGTGTCAAGCATTAAATGGAGATGGAACAGCTGATTCAAGTGGGAAAAATGTAGTATCTACAAGTACTGAAACTACATCATCAGTGGAACCAGAGAAAAAAGAACCAGTTTTACCAAATGTATCAACAGCAGATTGGAATTTATTATTAGTAAATTCGGATAACCCTATGGATTCATCTAGAGAAATACCGTTAACGGTCCTAAGTAATGGGTTACAGATTGATCAACGAATGGAACCAGACTATACGGCTTGGATGGATGCTGCTAAAAATGCTGGTTTAAGCATGGTGTTAATTTCAGCCTATCGTTCTATCGATTTACAAAAAACGGTCTATGACCAATCGATTCAAGATTACTTGAATCAAGGAAAAGATTATGAGACAGCTTTAAAAGAAACCAATGCTTATGTGGCTTACCCAGGAGCAAGTGAACACCATTCTGCTTTGGCAGTAGATATGGTAGATAGTGATTGGTTAGCAACAGGAAAAGGTCTTATTCCAGAATATGACCAAACAGCATCACAAAAATGGTTAATGCAAACAATGAAAGATTATGGATTTATTTTACGTTTTCCAAAGTCAAAAGAAGCATCAACAAAGATTAGTTATGAATCGTGGCATTTCCGTTATGTTGGAAAAGAAAATGCTGCTTATATTATTGAGAATAACTTAAGTTTAGAAGAATATATTGCGAAATTAAAAGAAGCAGGAAAATAA
- a CDS encoding AI-2E family transporter, with protein sequence MEIWKKFKTNESLRRFTVFLVICLVLYLIRETLSMILLTFIFTFLILRLVKLVQQYIKIPQTLIVVVTYALIVSLFYFALTHYIPKIIYQTGQMIESVYHFYESPAKDNVVLNWVGQNLDASEIKDQLKSGLGLAFTYLTSIGSMGATLFLSFILSFFFSIEEGHVRDFSKLFFTSKIGWFSEDVAYLGSKFIKTFGVVLEAQFLIALVNTVITTIGLYFMGLPQLVSLSIMVFILSLIPVAGAIISCIPLALIGYSIGGFTDVIYILGMIAVVHALESYVLNPKLMSSKTELPIFYTFVILLFSERFLGIWGLIVGIPIFVFLLDLLDVKAIQNGMKKKKISSDS encoded by the coding sequence ATGGAGATTTGGAAAAAGTTTAAAACAAATGAGTCTTTGAGACGATTTACGGTCTTTTTAGTGATTTGTTTGGTTTTATATTTAATTCGTGAAACACTAAGTATGATTTTATTAACATTCATTTTCACTTTTTTAATTTTACGTTTAGTGAAGCTTGTCCAGCAGTACATTAAAATTCCTCAGACGTTGATAGTTGTTGTAACCTATGCATTAATTGTTTCACTTTTTTATTTTGCATTGACTCATTACATCCCAAAAATAATCTATCAAACAGGTCAAATGATTGAATCTGTGTATCATTTTTATGAATCACCGGCAAAAGACAATGTAGTTTTAAACTGGGTGGGACAGAATTTAGATGCATCTGAGATTAAAGATCAACTAAAAAGTGGTTTAGGGTTAGCGTTTACGTACTTAACAAGTATTGGTTCAATGGGAGCAACTTTATTTTTATCTTTTATTTTAAGTTTTTTCTTTTCAATTGAAGAAGGACATGTGAGAGATTTTAGCAAACTATTTTTTACTAGTAAAATTGGTTGGTTTTCTGAAGATGTCGCTTATCTCGGTAGTAAGTTTATTAAAACCTTTGGTGTTGTTTTAGAAGCACAATTTCTAATTGCTTTAGTGAATACCGTTATTACAACAATAGGACTTTACTTTATGGGATTGCCACAGCTAGTTAGTTTATCTATTATGGTCTTTATCTTAAGTTTAATTCCAGTTGCAGGAGCGATTATTTCCTGTATTCCATTAGCTTTAATTGGATATAGTATTGGTGGTTTTACAGATGTAATCTATATTTTAGGTATGATTGCAGTGGTTCATGCGCTGGAATCGTATGTTTTAAATCCGAAATTAATGTCTAGTAAAACAGAATTGCCGATTTTTTATACTTTTGTCATCTTACTATTTTCAGAACGCTTTTTAGGAATCTGGGGTTTGATTGTGGGAATTCCAATCTTTGTATTTTTACTAGATTTACTTGATGTAAAAGCCATTCAAAATGGAATGAAAAAGAAAAAAATAAGTTCAGATAGTTGA
- a CDS encoding Gfo/Idh/MocA family protein has product MTTVNWAILGLGSIAKSFASRFNVENGHLYAAGSRSLEKATTFSEKYNIEKAYGNYDEMLQDEKIDVVYIATPHSHHFDLIISSLQHGKHVLCEKAITMNGVQLQTAIDLAKEKGLILAEAMTIYHMPLYQKLKEILDSGTLGKLKMLQVSFGSLKETDPTNRFYNKELAGGAMLDIGTYALSFARFFLNSQPHEIVTTMNLFETGVDEQSGIILKNDRNEMAVVSLTFRAKMPKRGIIACEDGYITVDDYPRGTSATIIRPDGSSEVLEAGEKSQALNYEAQEMTNRILTKQGNDYIQLSRDVMEIMDTARAKWGLHYDFE; this is encoded by the coding sequence ATGACAACCGTAAATTGGGCTATTTTAGGCTTAGGATCAATCGCAAAAAGTTTTGCTAGTCGTTTTAATGTAGAAAACGGGCATTTATATGCAGCTGGGTCACGTTCTTTAGAAAAGGCAACCACGTTTAGTGAAAAATACAACATTGAAAAAGCCTATGGTAATTATGATGAAATGCTCCAAGACGAAAAAATTGATGTTGTTTATATTGCAACACCTCACAGTCACCATTTTGATTTAATTATTAGTAGTCTTCAGCACGGCAAACATGTTCTTTGTGAAAAAGCCATCACCATGAATGGCGTTCAATTACAAACAGCCATAGATTTAGCTAAAGAAAAAGGGCTAATTTTAGCTGAAGCGATGACCATTTATCATATGCCACTTTATCAAAAGTTAAAAGAGATTTTAGATTCTGGAACACTAGGGAAATTAAAAATGTTACAAGTTTCTTTTGGTAGTCTAAAAGAAACAGATCCAACGAATCGCTTTTACAACAAAGAATTAGCTGGTGGTGCTATGCTAGATATTGGTACGTATGCCTTATCTTTCGCTCGCTTTTTCCTAAACAGCCAACCTCACGAGATAGTAACAACCATGAATCTTTTTGAAACAGGTGTAGATGAACAATCAGGGATTATCTTAAAAAATGACCGTAATGAAATGGCGGTTGTGTCACTGACGTTTAGAGCCAAAATGCCAAAACGCGGCATCATTGCTTGTGAAGATGGCTATATTACAGTTGATGACTATCCACGTGGCACAAGCGCAACGATTATTCGTCCAGATGGTTCTTCAGAAGTACTTGAAGCTGGTGAGAAATCGCAAGCATTAAATTATGAAGCTCAAGAAATGACCAATCGTATCTTAACAAAACAGGGAAATGACTATATTCAACTTTCTCGTGACGTGATGGAAATTATGGATACAGCTCGTGCTAAATGGGGCTTGCACTACGATTTTGAATAG
- a CDS encoding CBS domain-containing protein: MYVKNYMTTNVVTISKTTRVLEALDLMKEHNIHRLPVVESGKLIGLVSEGVIQANSPSSATSLSIHEMNYLLTKTVVGDIMLKKVVTITSDALLEEAADTMRKNQISVLPVVTADNQIIGIITEKDIFAAFLDLLGYYNQGTRVVVDITEDHTGILEKLTHLFTEENMSIDQIAVYRQEGLTQVVIQVASLELEIIKQKLTENGYIVSSCILKEGQ, translated from the coding sequence ATGTATGTAAAAAATTATATGACAACAAATGTCGTAACTATTTCTAAAACAACACGAGTTTTAGAAGCCTTAGATTTGATGAAAGAGCATAACATTCATCGTTTGCCAGTTGTTGAGTCAGGAAAATTAATAGGTTTAGTATCAGAAGGAGTTATTCAAGCAAACTCTCCTTCAAGCGCAACAAGTTTAAGTATTCATGAAATGAACTATTTATTAACTAAGACAGTCGTTGGCGATATTATGTTGAAGAAAGTTGTGACAATCACATCGGATGCTTTACTAGAAGAAGCGGCAGATACAATGCGTAAAAATCAAATTAGTGTTTTACCAGTTGTTACAGCGGATAATCAAATTATTGGGATTATCACTGAAAAAGATATCTTTGCTGCATTTCTTGATCTACTAGGCTACTATAATCAAGGAACCCGTGTGGTGGTTGATATCACGGAAGATCATACGGGGATTTTAGAAAAACTGACACATTTATTTACTGAAGAAAATATGAGTATCGATCAAATTGCTGTTTATCGTCAAGAAGGATTAACTCAAGTTGTCATTCAAGTTGCCAGTTTAGAACTTGAAATAATCAAACAAAAACTAACGGAGAATGGATATATTGTTAGTTCTTGTATTTTAAAAGAAGGCCAATAA
- a CDS encoding ABC transporter ATP-binding protein gives MLKVKDLSVHYGVIQAINKINFEVNEGEIVSLIGANGAGKSTILKAISGLYRPSNGEILFKDTPIQQASTKKIVESGISLVPEGRHVFSGMTVLENLELGAYLRKDKDGIKQDLENIYERFPVLAERKKQDTATLSGGEQQMVAMGRAMMSRPKLLLLDEPSMGLAPIFIKEIFNIIQAINEQGTTVLLIEQNAKVALSISDRGYVLETGKVVLSGTGAELLASDEVQKAYLGG, from the coding sequence ATGTTGAAAGTAAAAGATTTATCCGTTCATTATGGTGTTATTCAAGCCATCAATAAGATTAACTTTGAAGTCAATGAAGGTGAAATTGTTTCTTTAATTGGAGCCAATGGAGCTGGAAAATCGACGATTTTGAAAGCTATTTCTGGGTTGTATCGTCCAAGTAATGGGGAAATTTTATTTAAAGATACGCCAATTCAACAGGCGTCTACAAAGAAAATCGTTGAATCTGGTATTTCTCTAGTTCCAGAGGGTCGCCATGTTTTTAGTGGAATGACTGTTTTAGAAAATCTAGAGCTGGGAGCTTACCTACGTAAGGATAAAGATGGGATTAAACAAGATTTAGAAAATATTTATGAACGTTTCCCAGTACTTGCAGAACGTAAAAAACAAGACACAGCTACTTTATCTGGTGGTGAGCAACAAATGGTAGCTATGGGACGCGCAATGATGTCGCGCCCTAAGTTGTTATTATTGGATGAGCCTTCAATGGGTTTGGCACCTATTTTTATTAAGGAAATATTTAATATTATTCAAGCGATTAACGAACAAGGTACAACCGTTTTATTAATTGAACAAAATGCTAAAGTAGCTTTATCCATTTCTGATCGAGGTTATGTGTTAGAGACTGGAAAAGTTGTGTTAAGTGGTACAGGTGCAGAATTATTAGCAAGTGATGAAGTTCAAAAAGCATACCTAGGAGGATAA
- a CDS encoding ABC transporter ATP-binding protein: MSLLEVKKLTKNFGGLAAVSMVNLELGDNELVGLIGPNGAGKTTLFNLLTGVYVPSEGTIDLTIEGKKKTLNNQKPYKITDLGLARTFQNIRLFKELTVLDNVLIAMHAKNKTGGLASVLRTPSFYRSEAEMRKEALELLAIFQLENKIDHLSKNLPYGEQRRLEIVRALATKPKILFLDEPAAGMNPQETAELTDLIRKIQKEFKITILLIEHDMSLVMNICERIYVLEYGRMIAHGTPNEIKNNEAVIKAYLGGD; this comes from the coding sequence ATGAGTTTATTAGAAGTAAAGAAATTAACCAAAAATTTTGGTGGTCTTGCTGCGGTTTCAATGGTAAACCTAGAACTTGGTGACAATGAATTAGTTGGGCTAATCGGTCCTAACGGAGCAGGTAAAACAACTTTGTTTAACCTATTAACTGGGGTTTATGTTCCTAGCGAAGGAACAATTGATTTAACGATTGAGGGCAAAAAGAAGACTTTAAATAATCAGAAACCTTATAAAATTACGGATCTGGGATTAGCTCGTACGTTTCAAAATATTCGTTTATTTAAAGAATTGACCGTCTTAGACAATGTCTTGATTGCTATGCATGCTAAAAATAAAACAGGTGGATTGGCAAGTGTTTTACGTACACCAAGTTTTTATCGTTCAGAAGCTGAGATGCGGAAAGAAGCACTTGAATTACTAGCTATTTTTCAATTAGAAAATAAAATTGATCACTTGTCTAAAAATTTACCCTATGGTGAGCAACGTCGTTTAGAAATCGTACGTGCTTTAGCAACTAAGCCGAAAATTCTCTTTTTAGATGAACCAGCTGCAGGAATGAATCCACAAGAAACTGCTGAATTAACTGATTTAATTCGTAAAATTCAAAAAGAGTTTAAAATTACAATCTTACTAATTGAGCATGATATGTCCTTAGTCATGAATATTTGTGAACGAATTTATGTATTAGAATATGGTCGTATGATTGCTCATGGTACGCCAAATGAAATTAAAAATAACGAAGCCGTAATTAAAGCTTACTTGGGTGGTGACTAG
- a CDS encoding branched-chain amino acid ABC transporter permease — translation MKQFNKTNLGWLIFIAGIYAIIGVGIYTGLIDAFYEITLITIGINIILALGLNLIIGFSGQFSLGHAGFMSIGAYCCGIMTIKMPNWIGFFSGILLGIVVASVVALIVGIPTLRLKGDYLAIATLGVSEIIRIAVLNMGDLTNGAAGLSGIPALTTWPLLFIFIVLTTIIIVNYIRSSPGRATVAIREDEIAAESMGINTTKYKTIAFIIGAATASVAGAIYASYFSVITPSDFGFMKSVDVLIIVVFGGLGSITGTFIAAIVLGIINVLLQDFGSIRMIIYAVALIAIMVFKPSGLLGTKEFTISGLLAKLSKKTPKNKEEK, via the coding sequence ATGAAACAATTCAATAAAACAAATCTTGGCTGGCTCATTTTTATTGCAGGTATCTACGCGATAATTGGAGTTGGAATTTATACAGGGCTCATTGATGCCTTTTATGAAATTACGTTGATTACAATCGGAATTAATATTATTTTAGCATTAGGTTTAAATTTAATTATTGGCTTTTCTGGTCAGTTCTCATTAGGTCACGCAGGGTTTATGTCAATTGGAGCCTATTGTTGTGGAATTATGACAATCAAAATGCCTAACTGGATTGGCTTTTTTAGTGGTATTTTATTAGGAATTGTCGTTGCAAGTGTTGTAGCACTGATTGTTGGAATTCCAACATTGCGTTTGAAAGGTGACTATTTAGCGATTGCAACATTAGGAGTTAGTGAAATTATCCGAATCGCTGTTTTAAATATGGGTGATTTGACGAATGGAGCAGCTGGACTAAGTGGAATTCCAGCACTTACGACATGGCCACTTTTATTTATTTTTATTGTGTTAACAACGATCATTATTGTCAATTATATTCGTAGCAGTCCTGGTAGAGCAACGGTTGCAATTCGTGAGGACGAGATTGCTGCGGAATCAATGGGGATTAATACAACAAAATACAAAACAATCGCCTTTATTATCGGTGCAGCGACGGCTAGTGTTGCAGGAGCAATCTATGCTAGCTATTTCAGTGTAATTACTCCATCTGACTTCGGTTTTATGAAATCTGTGGATGTTTTGATTATTGTTGTATTTGGTGGCTTAGGTAGCATTACAGGTACTTTTATTGCAGCCATCGTTTTAGGTATTATTAATGTACTGCTTCAAGATTTTGGATCGATTCGGATGATTATTTATGCCGTAGCCTTAATTGCTATTATGGTCTTTAAGCCTTCAGGTTTATTAGGTACAAAAGAATTTACAATCAGTGGGTTACTAGCGAAACTGAGCAAAAAAACTCCTAAGAATAAGGAGGAAAAATAA